The window TTTTTCGCAATCCTAAAATCTCTCAGATGTGAGATTTTatggatattaaaaaatgtttaaattattatttagaaggGTTATGGCTGAGTGAACCCCTTAGATGAATAATGAAGTAGCTAGGAGTATTAACAAGTATCTCAGTGTTGGTTATACTTGATCCACATGCCCTGGTTTCCATGCAGTTTATATCTGTATATGTACAACTACTGCTTGTGGTAGTTTACAACTCCTCCTGAGTCCAGAACCCAATTACCGTagtaaagtgtttatttttttgcaGATGTTACCTTTATGGGACTGGAGACCTCTATTCTATGACTCCTGCCTCATGAACAATCCTTTCTACGAAGGGTTTAGACTTTCTGAGGAAGATTGTGTGGTAAGTTTAATTGTCTATAACAGTGTTAACATCTATCATTCCAAACCTAGAACTTTTACACCTACTCCTTGACTTTAGGGgttgtattttctattattcTGTCTCTCACAAAGTCCTGAAGCtgttaagtttttaattgtaCTCAATCAAACCtgtaaatatttgagaaaaattacaTGGATACTGAAAAAGAACATTAAATCTCAATTGTAGAGTTTTCTAATGAAGTGATTGTCAATGTACCATTATGTGGGCTTAACTTAAACTGTTGTTTCAGTCTTGCGAAGTTTTGGATCACGTTGACCGCTTGAACAAAGTGAGTTACGACTATCTCTTGGATTCATATCTCAACCGAGATGCCCCATTCATAGTGACAGATGCTATGGATGGATGGCCTGTCATGAGCACTGACGAATTCTACTTTGACAACATCACTCAGGTACTTCATCACTGCACATTTTCTTCTAATATAACTAGTAACTtctgaatataatatatacatagtataccttgaatatttgtaacaattatttatattaaaacaaatttaactatcTGGATGCAATGTGATGATGAGCAAAGTCCAGTCACTGAAGAGCAATAGTATTGCAACATGGAGTTTAACATTGATGGGCAtggttttaataatgtttttctagataaaagaatatttaatctTTGTATTTTTGACTGTAAGTCAAGAACTTTTCAAACTAGCATCTGACCATTGTCTGAACAGTAATGGaatctgttttataaatacaacattgTACTTTTTAAGAGGTTAAGAGAGGGAAAGCCATAAGAAAGCTCTGTGTAACAATAGGACCAATGGTTTGATTTAGAACAACCACTATTGGTCTGGACGGTGGGTTGTCTGGCAAGAAAGCAGCACTCGACAACCATACTCAACTGGAATGGTTGACATTGATTACCTATGTACAACTAATATCCTTCATACAAGGCCGCTGACGGGTTTTTCTGCTTCATTACATGTTATTCCTTGTTAGTAGAATTAATCTAGTTATTTACTGTCTTTACTATACAAGTGTTTGTAACTTTTATGTCTACTGTAGCTCTACTTAAAAGATGATAAACTGATCGAGACAGTGCCCTGTATCCTGACCACCAACTTGCGCACTGGTTCCTCGGATTTACTTGCTTTCCTCAAGAGAATTCATAATCCTGCTGTTGACAAGTGGTTTGTCCACTGGTAAGCTTATATTCTAATGATAGTGAAAGGGATTAGATAAAATGgttttcattgttaaaataacCATTATAAATTCTACATTGCATggcataattttattaacatcatattttatatatcattaataatatttgtggAATAGTAAATGGAAGTAAATGTTCCATTACAGACTTAGTTTCTCTGCAACAAAATCagaagttacaaaataattatcagTTTAATTAAAACCAGTGATGTACTTATGAAGAGCCCGACTCCCCAAGTTCTCCCCCAAAATCATTGgagaaacataataaaatcttttgatGCGGTACTTTTACTattgattttgatattaaataaagttGTCTATGTCATGGATTTTATGcttgaagaatttaaataaaatgataaatataccTTTGGGAATGTCGAATTTATATTGAATAGTTTCAGCCAGCTCATAAAATGAGGATAACCACAGAGATAGTTGCAATTGATTGAGTGGTTGAACAGAAATCAGAATATCAGAGCAGTAGTGGAATATCAGAGTAGCCTTAATTTAGACACATACATTTTGCTATTAAGTTAGAATCTCTTATAGACATGTTGATATGAACATAATAGAATTCTCTATGTATAAACTATATCTCCATAGAATCTAAAACTGGCTTCATTGTATATTTGAGTAGCATATCTTGCATGCATGGGTTTTGGTTTAAGGGTATTTATGACAGCTGGAAATGATCAGTAGTATTCACATAGAGGAACGCTAATTATTAAAGATTGGGGTGATTAAATATAGTCAACTGTATTTTGTAATCACCACATAGTCTAGTTGATTGGGACAGACAAAATAATAGAAGATGctttttagtttaatgtaatttatctagccattattaaaagtttttgccTATACTTTTGACTCAACCTGTAACTTTAACTTCAATCTTCAATGCAGTGTATTAAGAAAAGAAGGTCATCTGGACTCCTCCATACAAAATATCAGAACTCCTCAAACTGAACTCCTGGATATGCCTAAAGCACAAGTAAATTATGcagaaaaatgtgtatttttcatCTTTACAGTATTCTTGAAATAAGATTATACTAACTCCATCTATGTTTACTGAGGCCTTTGTTTAAACTTCACTCTGAACAATTTATAACTGTTTAGTGTGTTACAAATGCTTTGAGAACAGTTACATTAGTGTTCCCACCAATGCACCACTTTCTGGATGTtactattaatgtaaatataatttaaacaggaAGACACATTTTGTAATGAGTTGTATTCTTTGTACAATACGTgcctaatattgtaaaaatggtgctatttttatggaaaaaatatgaaatagtagACTAAATAGTACCAagctatttaacattttaattgtcaCCCACAACAagaagttaattattattaatcagaGTCTCAAGAAAATCTTGGATAGTTTGTATATTACCTCTGTGGTTGTAatatgatttcaaaataatatcttttcataTAATTGCATAGAAAGAACAGCGGATACAACAAAACACAATGCAGTGAAgatcaataattttgtttgcaataaacaaactaaaagcTTAGGATTGTTTATTAGTGTATTTATTCAATGAGTTCAAACCATACCTCAAAGAAATAGCTGTATTGATAttcttaataaaacacaatttctttttacaatataattagcAATCCCTTAActttttaataagatatatttattattcttttaattttacaatgtgaaTCCACatgagtaataatatttttttacattttatctatCTACTTCAATTTCTGAATTctgtaaatgaataatattttaattttgattgtatgCTTTCTTTTGGCTGTGTAAATGTGTTGCCATTTTATAATACTTTGAGATATTTACATgaaacaaattcaaaatgtataacagTAAGTATTAATAATTCACCATCAAATGAAAACAAACCAAACATTCATAAATGTACTTATAAACTATTTAGATTATATTCATATGTAAGATGATTTAAAAGTCAGTCCCTTCTTCTGCTAATTTTGTAACGATTCCAGATACTACAGAGAGAAAACTGGAGGATATGTCTAAGAAATGCACCTCCTTCTTCAATATTCTAAAGTTTGATGGGGCTCACTCCAAAGTGGAACCCACCAAcacaaacttaataaataataactttctcCCCATTGTGGTTCATTGTTGGAAGGaaacaatgtataaattattttagctatAGAATTGTTCAATAATCTAAACACATACCAAAATTCAGTTTTGATATCCTTGttggaaattaattttcttaatggGCACTACATGTAGTTTTCCTATGAATTCTAGAAACCCTGAATTCTTTTCACCCATAGTTATAACTGCAGAGTGTTTaaataggaaatttaatttttttgtatttgttcaagtgaaattaaaaaaattattaccttaAATATCAACATAGAAACAcctaaaatagttaaacaataGTTGTGTTCTTATATTCCCTTTCAATTATATATCACTAAAGTGAGCAGGATATCACTTTCCCTTTTGGATGTGTAACTcctctaaattataaatacataaaaaatcagtttccgttgatttaaaaataattccccTAGTTAGACATTTGATTCCCTTATATAAAAGACACTCTTTATGATGGTTCTCTTTGTAGGAAAGCCTATTTCCAATTCAGTTTTAGAGGGAAAATAAACTACTTGATTTCCAACGTTTGAtgatatattgaagtatttgagAGTATAAGCATTGTCATCTGCAAATACGCTATACTCAAATACAGATTATGAATATTCAAtgattataaaactgtaaaatatgcagaaaaatatcagtttaaaactaacttaaattatttCCAGGCAGAATTGTGACATCCATGCTGTGAAGGCTCTGCGGAAATTCTACCAACGGCCATACTTTCTGTCCAACTCCGTGTCTCCCGCTCACTTCAACTGGGTTCTCATGTCCTCAGACTACAATACGTACAACTATAAAAAGGTACCGGAATCTGATCAAGGGTGATATGTCCAGTTTGGTACTATGAAGGAAATTTACAATATTCTCCTAtgacaaaagtataaaatattataattgtcttACAGAAATGTGTTCATAAGCTTATTCAAAGGATGGCGTGTGATAAAACAAACCAAATTTGTACAAATACTTTCCTAGCCGAAGAGGTAAACTTGAAAAACCACAGCAGTATACCACATAATGTACATAGGAAATTTGTGCTTGCAATTCAAATAGGTTGAACTTTTCATAGGAATGAGGTTTGGAAATGTGGGTTGTAGTATGGTGCTGTTGAGATGGAGAAATTGGGAGAATGGCATCCTCATTCCATGATTTAAGGATCCCTTCATCTTGAGAAAGAAAGAGAATCTGGCACTTCTAGTTAAGGTGAGACTATCCAGAAAGGGAAAGTCAACTGAGATGGAGGCCCAGAATGGAGAAGTTTGCATTCTTCCAACCAATTAACTGAGGGTTTCTTGCTCTCTGAAGGCTTCAGACTAATTAGTAACTGGTTTGTGGCAAATACCACACCTGTTAAAATTTTCATAAGAAAGCAATTAGGCAGTTCCCTTAGTTACTTTTTTTCTGTTTCCCTGTTAATCCGAAAAGACAAAGATTTTTGTCCTGATAGcttttaaaagttatacattatCGAAGAAGTGACCAAAAACTGGCTCAGAGTACTACATAGCTGAAACTTGCCATTTTCTAGGTTTACAAAGTACATTAAGACAATAACACTTAAGTACAATGCAAGAATCTTAAGTCAGAAAGAGTTTAAGTTTCACAAAATTACGGTGTTCAATTTTGTTGGTGAATAGGTTGAACTGGACTCTGGACTGATAGTGCTGGTACAGTTGAGAGGATCCACAGTGTTCAAGTTAATCCCTCACAATCCCTGTAACATATCCTGCCAGGAGCTGCTGGGCAACCTTCACGAGGGAGAGATGTGTGAGTGGTTTCAATGTTTACAGTTTTCTTTAGGTGGAAAATTTGCAAAATGtgtaattgtttttatcttatttCCAAATCAAAATTGTAATGTGATTTTAGGAGGcttcttattataaataattttactacattttagcTCAACTCTATTTCGATTCATACATTTGTGTAAATATGATTATTAGATTAAGATATAATATGTCTTCTTACTAAGCTACTAAGTGATACCGAAATggataaaattataagaatactATAGACTTTATAAAATGTCGATAACAAAAAATAAGTCAAATGCTAGCTACTTGATGCTTCTGCATTCAATACCAGTTTAgagtttgttacaaataaaagatAACATGTATTTGGTTGAGTTTATGTTTAAGGTGATATAGGCATATTCAATTCTGTTATGAGACTATTATCATTTAATGATTTTACACTTTCATCGCCACTAAGGTGTATTACTCTTGATCATTGGCATTATTATTTGGCCTGTAACTCTGGAATTCATTCTTtaccaatttattaaaatttgattaatacattattaacttattacagtaataaattgAGAGATGCGGGTTCGAGTCCTgacggagaaagtactttttgtgaatcaagcttcatttaaataaattatgctattgccatttatataaatttagtgaatattaaaagttgtttgacaggtattttgccttctgatcatatgttagtttggttatttaaacacatatgtggcaGAAATGGTCAAATACAAAACAGTAGAATCCAAAAAAGTAAGGGcgctgtggtgtagtggtagcatgctCGCCTGGTAAGTATGAGATACGGGTTTGAGTCCTggtggaacaagtactttttgtgaatcaatattattttatataaattaaatttgaacttagttattttagtgtttttttatagttatcattcaattatttaaatactgaatgATATTCTAATAATTAACCTTAATATAATAGCCATCTTATTATCCTTATCTGTAAAACGGTctattaccattgataaataaataaatactatttctgGCATGATTAATTAGCAAAGCAAAATTGCTGTTTCAGTGGTTTTCACCAACTTCATGTGGACGTTCGAGTACTACCCTGGCCACCGCCTTGACAGTGTTGCCATCCTCACAGAGACGGTCTGGGACGACAACATGTCTTGATCCTTAAAGTTGCTTCTGCCAATATGCTATTAAATGTCTTTAAgcacaatgttttgttttttacattaattcatTTCCAGTAAACAATTGATGCAGCCGAAactagaagaaaataagaaagtttATGAAAACAGGCAGggacataattaattttttttttaaataaattttgctatttatttaaaaataaaacaattttatattttctttttatctacTTGTATTTGACAATGATGGTTGTGAGTATCGCCGTTCcttataaactttttgtattatattatctaATGAACACTGGTATCCTGATCATCTCTTTAGTTTATATCTTTTTACACcagcattattaaaaatttaataattattttattttataactagaagaattacatttttaactattgctgttttattatgtttcttaCTGATATTTTTCCGACAAAAATATTCaactgtttaacatttttatgaaaataataatttttacaagataGTAAAAACAAATACACCATCTTGTatggtatttttaacattgatataAGGAATGAAGGAGAAAAAATTACACATCAATGTTTGTacaagtttcaaaaatatat of the Homalodisca vitripennis isolate AUS2020 chromosome X, UT_GWSS_2.1, whole genome shotgun sequence genome contains:
- the LOC124369317 gene encoding uncharacterized protein LOC124369317, with product MAASGAVKMSSNGNNNVRNSKRQRELEYCEKLRLIDSELMSFYQYCQSAGFTEAEMAVICAPLLQTVRRSALRRMLSTVLCLAVLCAALYWLSTLATVRLHFSAIGRILLIKMLPLWDWRPLFYDSCLMNNPFYEGFRLSEEDCVSCEVLDHVDRLNKVSYDYLLDSYLNRDAPFIVTDAMDGWPVMSTDEFYFDNITQLYLKDDKLIETVPCILTTNLRTGSSDLLAFLKRIHNPAVDKWFVHWQNCDIHAVKALRKFYQRPYFLSNSVSPAHFNWVLMSSDYNTYNYKKVELDSGLIVLVQLRGSTVFKLIPHNPCNISCQELLGNLHEGEMLVFTNFMWTFEYYPGHRLDSVAILTETVWDDNMS